A genomic region of Thermodesulfobacteriota bacterium contains the following coding sequences:
- a CDS encoding PLP-dependent transferase has translation LYGAILGFGIKGGIEAGRKFIDSLTLFSHLANIGDAKSLVIHPASTTHQQLTPEERLATGVTDDFVRLSIGLEHVDDIIADLDQALRKT, from the coding sequence ACCTGTACGGGGCGATCCTCGGTTTCGGCATCAAGGGAGGGATCGAGGCGGGGAGGAAATTCATCGACTCCCTGACGCTTTTCTCTCATCTGGCGAACATCGGGGACGCGAAAAGCCTCGTCATCCACCCGGCCTCCACGACGCACCAGCAACTGACGCCGGAGGAGCGGCTCGCCACGGGCGTAACGGACGATTTCGTTCGTCTTTCCATAGGGCTGGAGCATGTGGACGACATCATTGCTGACCTCGACCAGGCGCTGCGGAAAACCTAA